One Branchiostoma floridae strain S238N-H82 chromosome 15, Bfl_VNyyK, whole genome shotgun sequence DNA window includes the following coding sequences:
- the LOC118432197 gene encoding NXPE family member 3-like: MPRIRSSAGHVTDHGNGTYTVQFPLYWAGNVSIKIQLVHPSEAVKVLQRVREVPNKRTFYCTFVDVKTKDNVTRQCYSSPNSSQSTDQLCDWSKPEVNGTWICEKPEELPCATVSKCRWDSGKTWENVLGLVSQQEKKLFQKPYLEEELEVDPKEPVRVLKAELPKPQHLPECTWNTSSGQGHWSGKIWWSSVCNVRVFSRGDIRRCLANKTVYMHASKGGDNIQWNISVRYRFHHYPVQVGAWNIFNDSRYIADELDATHGGPNTVIVLSLWAHYTAEPLDMIQSRLYAIRGAIHRLVRRSPGTRVLVRTGTTREHTGGELQYYLLGSDWLAYQITEVIREMFVADSDVFVLDTWDMSVCQPGKDFIHPDQTMVDNQLNILFSNICPN, encoded by the exons ATGCCACGGATCAGGAGTAGCGCCGGTCACGTCACTGATCACGGTAATGGTACCTATACCGTGCAGTTCCCGTTGTACTGGGCAGGAAACGTTTCG ATAAAGATCCAACTTGTCCATCCAAGCGAGGCAGTGAAGGTGCTACAGAGAGTGCGGGAGGTTCCAAACAAGAGAACCTTCTACTGCACTTTTGTCGACGTTAAGACAAAGGACAACGTTACACGGCAATGCTACAGTTCTCCCAATTCTAGCCAATCAACTGACCAGCTGTGTGATTGGTCGAAACCAGAAGTCAACGGAACTTGGATCTGTGAAAAACCCGAGGAACTCCCGTGTGCCACCGTCTCAAAATGCCGATGGGACTCCGGCAAGACCTGGGAAAATGTACTGGGCCTTGTGTCTCAACAGGAAAAGAAACTTTTCCAAAA ACCATATCTTGAAGAGGAACTTGAAGTAGACCCAAAGGAGCCCGTACGCGTCCTTAAGGCAGAACTGCCCAAACCTCAACACCTTCCAGAGTGCACGTGGAACACGTCATCAGGTCAGGGACATTGGTCAGGCAAGATCTGGTGGTCATCTGTCTGCAATGTCCGAGTGTTTAGCAGGGGCGATATCCGGCGGTGCCTGGCTAACAAGACTGTGTACATGCATG CTAGTAAAGGAGGCGACAACATTCAGTGGAACATTTCTGTTCGCTACCGGTTCCACCACTACCCTGTTCAAGTAGGCGCTTGGAATATCTTCAATGACTCCCGTTACATTGCCGATGAGCTGGACGCTACTCACGGAGGTCCAAACACGGTCATAGTCCTTAGTCTGTGGGCTCATTATACGGCAGAGCCGTTGGATATGATACAGTCTCGTCTGTACGCCATACGGGGCGCCATACATCGTCTCGTGCGCAGGAGTCCCGGAACGCGAGTTCTGGTGAGAACAGGAACAACGCGAGAACACACAGGAGGAGAATTGCAGTACTACCTCCTAGGAAGCGACTGGCTGGCTTACCAGATCACGGAGGTGATACGGGAGATGTTCGTGGCGGATTCGGATGTGTTCGTGTTGGACACGTGGGACATGAGCGTGTGTCAGCCGGGAAAAGACTTCATTCATCCAGATCAAACGATGGTGGACAATCAATTGAACATACTGTTTTCTAATATTTGCCCAAACTAG